The genomic window GCGATTGGGTCTGGCCAAACAGCGCCGGCGGCAACACGCCGGCCAAAGCCGGCGACTGAAGCCATGTCGGATACCGTCCTTGTGCTCAACTCGGGATCATCGAGCATCAAGTTCGGCCTGTTCGAGCTGCCGGCGTCCGGCCCCGACCTGCTCTGCAACGGCTTGCTCGACGAGCACGAGGCAGCGCCCCGGCTCGTGGTGAAGAGCCCAGCGGGCGAGACAATGTTCGAGGCGCGGAAGGACGCATCCGATACGAACAGTGGTCATCTGTTCGCCGAGGTGCTGGCGTTCATCGACGAGCGTTTTGGCGAGCATCGTCTGCGCGCCATCGGTTACCGCATCGTCCACGGCGGTCCGGATTACTCCGGCCCGGTCGAACTGACGGACGACGTCTACGCCAAGCTGGCGGCGCTGACGCCGCTGGCTCCGCTGCATCAGCCGCGTTGCCTCGAGCCGGTTCGCACCATCCAGGCGATCCGCCCCGGTCTGACGCAGATCGCCTGCTTCGACACCGCCTTTCATCACAGCATGGCCCAGCCCGCGAGCCGTTTCGCCATTCCGAGGCGCTATGAGGAGCGCGGCGTCCGGCGCTACGGGTTTCACGGCCTCTCCTTCGAATATGTCGCGGGGCGCCTCGCGGCAATCGCGCCGCAGCTCGTCGCAAAGCGCACCGTCATCGCGCATCTGGGCAACGGGGCGAGCCTTTGCGCGCTGCGCGATGGCCGCAGCGTCGACACCACGATGGGACTGACACCGCTCGATGGCCTCGTGATGGGGACGCGCTGCGGCGCCATCGATCCCGGCGTGCTGCTCTATCTGCAACAGCACCAGAACATGTCCAGCGAGGATATACAGCATCTGCTCTACAACGAGTCCGGCCTGCGCGGCGTCTCCGGCATCTCCGCGGACATGCGCACGCTGCTCGCAAGCAGCGAGGCTGCGGCACGGGAGGCGGTCGATCTGTTCGTTTTCCGAGCGGCGCAGGAGATCGCGATGATGGCGACCACGCTTGAAGGATTGGACTGCCTGGTGTTCACCGGCGGCATCGGCGAGCATGCGAAGGAGATCCGCAGCGCGATCGGCGAACGTCTTAGCTGGCTCGGTGTGAGCATCGATGCCGCGGCGAATGATGCCGCGCGCGAGCGCATCAGCGGGGGCGATAGCGCTGTTGAGGTGTTCGTCATTCCAACGAATGAGGAACTAACGATCGCGCGGCATTGTGCGGCGGTGCTGCAGACAATAGAGTCTTATCCGATTAGCCCGTGATGGCCGCCAATCCGTCATTGCGAGCAATCCAGACTGGCGGCGGGACTCTGGATTGCTTCGCTCCGCTCGCAATGACGACGAATGCGGCAAAGCAACGCATCACAACGCACCGGCGATTATGCGGCGACAACCCCTCACCGAAGTGAGCTTGTGTCGACCAGCGTCGCCGCCCTCTCCCACAAGGGGAGAGGGCACAGTAACGCGTCTCGCTCGCGAACAAAATTCAGCTTGGCTAATGCGTCCCCGACCATATCTGAAAGCACCCGATCGCGACCTCGATCACGATCAGCACCACCACCGCGATTTCGAGGCGGAGCGAGCGCTGGGTGTCGATGATGTCGGTCAATGCGTTGGCGGTCTCCGACACCGCTGTGAGCTTGCGCTCGAGCGTGTCGAGGCGCTCCTTCAGCTCATACTCGTCCTCGAGACGAGCATAGAGCCGGTCGAGCTCGGGCTTCTCCCAGAGCACGTCGGGTTTCTCGGCGACGGCAACACGGCCCGCGACACGCTGCTGGACAAGAAGCGCATTGCCGATCAGCTGTAAAATGCCCTTGCGCCGCCGCGGCGTGCGGCCGCGCTCGGCTAGCTCCCGTGCAAACGGCTCGATCACGTCGAAGACCGCCGCGACGCGCCGCTCGTCGCGGGCGAGCGACGTGCTCTTGGCGAGCGCATCCGCGATCAGGAGCAGCCGGTCGTCGGAGAATTTGGCGAGGCAGATCGGCCCGCCCGGCTGGATCGCCTCGACATTCTCGTCCTTGCAGAGCTGCGCCTGCGCGGTCTCTTCCTCATGAGGACTGAGCTCGCCGATCACCCGCGGCTTCAGGCTGTCGATCAGCACCTTCTCCTCCGAGGGCAGAAGACCGATCAGCACCACGACGCCGTAGCGGAAAATCACGACAAGTCCGGCGTGGACGCGGAAGGCAGCCGGCGTCGAGGAGACCAGCGTGCCGATCTCGAGGCCGGAGGCATTGATGCGGTCGCCCAACATCAGCGCGCGAACCCGCAGGGTCGGCGCGGCGTCCTGCTTCGGCGTTGCTGCCGTCGCGTTGACGGCGAGTTGATCGGCATTCATGCAAAGCCTCCGTCAGCACCAATCAGCGCCCAAGTCAGCACCCAAGTCGCACATCGTTCCCGTTCGACGGTTGGTTGCATCCCATCCTCTCCTTGGACGGTTGCGAACTGCCCTGCGCCGCGCAACATCATCGTCGGGCTCCGGGTTAATACGGGCCGGACGAGCTTGTGCCGAAACATTCGACCAAAATACCATCCCGCGCGCGACACATTTGGTTGCGAGTTTACCATTGCATGCCGAAGCCCCGCCGAAAAAGTTGCACTCGGCAACGCCACGTGTTTATGACAACATCATGAAAAGCTACGCTTCTTCCGAAGTGCAGATATTGAAGCTTCAATCATGCTGAGCGTCATCATTCCGACCGAAGGCGTCGAGCAGACGGCAGTCGCAACGCTGGCCGCGCTCGTCCCCGGCGCCGCGGCGGGCATCATCCGGGAAGTGCTCCTGGTCGACGGCACCCGCAACGGCGTCATCGAGCGCGTCGCCGACGTCGCAGGTTGCCGCTTCATCGGCTTCGAGGGCTCTTCGCAAGGGGCCGCGCGCGCCGCCGGCGCCCTCCAGGCCCGTTCGCCGTGGCTGATGTTCCTCCCCGCTGGCGCGGTGCTGGAAACCGGCTGGATCGAGGAGACCACCCAGTTCATCCAGGCCGTCTCGAGCAGCGGCCGCGATCGAGCGGCGGTGTTTCGCTATGCGCGCTCGCCCTACGCCGACACCGGGCTCGGCGACATCCTCCGCGCCGTGGCGCGCAAGCTCGTCGGCCCGTTTGGCGATCAGGGGCTTTTGATCGCGCGCGATCATTATGACCGGATCGGCGGCTACCCGCCGCAGGCCCGCCGGTCCGAGGCACGGCTGCTCCGGCGGCTCGGCCGCTCGTCCCGGACCATGTTGCGCAGCCGGATCGTCATGGTCGGCTGAAGCCTCCAATACTTGCCAAAGTCAAATAATTGTTTGACAATGGCAAGTATCGAGGTGACCCATGTCCTTTGAAGCTACCGACGACCACATCGGAGCGGTCCGCGCCTTCAACCGCTTCTATACCCGCAAGCTTGGTGTGCTCGACCAGCACCTTGGAAAGAGCCCGTTTTCGCTCAGCGAGGCCCGGGTGCTCTATGAACTCGCGCATCGCGACGACCTGGCAGCCAAAGAGATCGGAAACGAGCTTGGTCTTGACCCCGGCTATCTCAGCCGCATCGTACAGAGCTTCGACGAAAAGGGGCTGATCACGCGAAGACCCCTGCCCGCAGATCGCAGGCAATACCAGCTCAGCCTCACCGCCAAGGGCCGCCAGGCCTTCGCCAAGCTGAACCTAGGCTCGCAAAACGACGTTGCCGCCATGCTGGCTCAGCTTTCGGCCAGCGATGCAACGCGGCTCACGCAGGCTATGGCGACCATCGAGGCTGTGCTGGAGCAACGTCGAAGCCAGCCCGCGGCTTTCATGCTGCGCAGCCATCGCGTCGGTGACATGGGCTGGGTCATCTCCCGACAGGCCGCCGCCTACGCCGCGGATTACAACTGGGATATCAGCTACGAGGCGCTGGTCGCCGAGATCTGTGCACAGTTCATCAGAAACTACGACGCCGCGCGCGAGCACTGCTGGATCGCGGAAGTAGCTGGCGAGCCGGTCGGCTCGATCTTTCTGGTCAAGGCCTCGGATGAGATCGCCAAGCTGCGCCTCTTGCAGGTGGAGAAGAAAGCACGAGGGCTCGGTGTCGGCCGCGCACTGGTCGAGCAATGCATCCAAGGCGCACGCGAGAGGGGCTACAGCAAGATGACGCTGTGGACGCAGAGCATCCTCGTCGCCGCGCGCAGCATCTATCAAAGTGCAGGCTTCAAGCTCGTGAAGGAAGAGAAGCACCACAGCTTCGGTGCCGATCTGGTCGGCGAGACCTGGGAGCTGGATCTCTGATCTCGCAGCGGGCGGCATGCGCATGATTGCGCCCTCTCCCCTTGCGGGAGAGGGCATCTCCGCTGGCGGATACGAACTCGGTTGGGTGAGGGTCTCTCGCCGCGAGTCTGGAATCGTAGGGTGGGCAAAGGCGCATTAGCGCCGTGCCCACCGATCTAGCATTGCGACAGGAGTGGTGGGCACGCTTCGCTTTGCCCACCTACGATACTGATGGTGTGGAGAGACGCCGGAGAGCTATCCGTGCTTACACCGTCGCGCCCTGCGCCTTCGGTCTCCGCAGATGCTCATCTAACCGCGGCATGATCTCGACGAAATTGCAGGGCCGCGTGCGGTAGTCGAGCTGAGCGGCAAGGATGCCGTCCCAGCCGTCGCGGCAGGCGCCGGGCGAACCTGGCAGGCAGAAGATGTAGGTCGCGCCGGCGACGCCCGCAGTGGCGCGGCTCTGGATCGTCGACGCGCCGATCTTGGCGTGGCTCAGCATATGGAACGCGATCGAGAAACCATCCATGCGCTTATCGAACAGCGGCTCGATCGCCTCCGGCGTGACGTCGCGCCCGGTGAAGCCGGTGCCGCCGGTGGTGATGACGACGTCGATGCCGGCATCCGCGATCCAGCGGCGGATCACGTTGCGGATCGCCTCGATGTCGTCGGTGACGATCTCGCGCGCGGCGAGCTTATGGCCGGCAGCTAGGAGACGGTCGGCCAGCGTCTGGCCCGACTTGTCGTCGGCGAGGGCGCGCGTGTCTGATACGGTGAGCACCGCGATGTTGAGCGGGATGAATTGCTTTGTCTCGTCGATGGAGGCCATTGTATCGCACCTTCTATCCCGCCCACCGCCGTCATCCTTCGAGGCTCGCCGAAGCGGCGAGCACCTCAGGATGACGCCACTACTTCTGAATCCTCAGAAGCGCAACCGCGCAACATAATTCGTGCCGCGCTGCGTCCGGGGCACGAAGCCTTCGTTACAGCGCCCCGGCACTGAACGTGTTGCAGGCCTGCACCGATCCCTGCTGGTAGCCGGTCATGAACCACTGCTTGCGTTGCGCCGCCGAACCGTGGGTGAAGGAATCGGGCACGACGCGACCCGTCGCCTGGCGCTGGAGCGTATCGTCGCCGATCGCGCTCGCCGTGGTCAGCGCGGCGTCGATGTCGCCGGGCTCCAGGAAGTTCGGACGCTTCTTGGCCTCGCGGTTGACCCAGACGCCGGACAGGCAGTCGGCCTGCAATTCCACCTTCACCTGAAGCGCATTCGCTTCGGCCTTGCTGCCGGCCTGCTGCTGCAGCCGCGTCACGCGCGGAATAATGCCGAGCAGGTTCTGGATGTGATGGCCGGCCTCATGCGCAATGATGTAGGCGGTGGTGAAGTTACAGGCGGACTTGCCGGAGCAGCCGCGGAAGCGCGTCTCGACCTCTCGGAAGAAGCCGGTGTCGAGGAAGATGGTGCGATCGGGCGGACAATAGAACGGCCCCATCGCCGACTGCGCCATCCCGCAACGGCCGCCATTGGTGGCGTTGCGGAACAGTACGATCTTCGGACCGGTATAGGACTGGCCGCTGGCCTGGAAGATCTCGCTCCAGCGATCGTCGATCTCGCCGAGAATGCCGGAGATCATGCTGCCCATCTCGTCGGTCGGTGCGCCGCGCTTGCCGGAGGAGGCCTGGCGGTCGGTCTGGTAGGTGGGCGCATGGCCGCCGCCGGTGAGGATCTCGGCGCCGCCGATCAGGATGCGCGGGTCGATGCCGAAGGCGTAGCCGACCAGGCCGAGTATGATGATGGTGCCGATGCCGAGCCCGCCGCCGCCCATCGGCAGCCCGAGCCCGCCTCCTCCGCCGCCGCCAAACCCACCACCTTCGTCGCGACGATCCTCGATGTCGTCGCTGCGGCGGAAGTCATCGTAACGCATGGCGGCCTTTCCCCTGGGGGTCCCTGGTTTAGTCGGCTTCGTCGGGCACATGAGCGCCAAAGCTCAACGCGCCACACAGGTAAAATTTCCGTTGCGTTTATCAATATCGTGGCCGGCAAAAATTGCCTAGTGCGACACCATGCCGATGCCAGCAATTTTTTCCGAGGGTCGAGCAATTTTTTCCGAGAGAAATTTGGATCTTTTCTGAAGCCTCGACTGCTCGCGTGAGGCGAAGAAGCACGAAATGCACTGTAAAACACGGCGAATGCGCGCAACGTCCCGCACACGACGCGCGATGCGGAGGCTGCTCACGAAAGCGGCGGGTTAAGTCGATTTTTACTTTGCCGCTTCAATGTAGCGGTCAGTCGGTTGTTTGGTCCCGCGTCGCCGACAGCGTCGCCTGAGTCAGAGTTCTTGAGTCATGGTAGAGTCGCGTCGCGGGGCGTCTGCAAGGGCGCCCCGCACAAATTTTGAGTCCCCTTCGCATCGCATCATCCTCGGCGATTGCGTCGCCGAGATGTCGAAGCTTCAGGCCGGTTCGGTCGACCTCGTGTTCGCCGATCCGCCCTACAATCTCCAGCTCAAGGGCGATCTCAAGCGTCCTGACGAATCCCATGTCGATGCCGTCGACGACGAATGGGACAAGTTCGATTCGTTCTCCGCCTATGACGATTTCACCCGCGCCTGGCTGCTTGCCGCCCGCCGCGCGATGAAGCCGTCGGCGACGATCTGGGTGATCGGCTCCTATCACAACATCTTTCGCGTCGGCGCCATCATGCAGGATCTCGGCTTCTGGCTCCTGAACGACATCGTCTGGCGCAAGACCAACCCGATGCCGAATTTCCGCGGCCGCCGTTTCACCAACGCGCACGAGACCATGATCTGGGCCGCGCGGGATGAGAAGGCCAGGGGCTACACGTTCAACTACGAGGCCCTGAAAGCCGCGAACGAGGACGTGCAGGCGCGTTCCGACTGGCTGATCCCGCTCTGCACCGGCGAGGAGCGCCTCAAAGGCGCCGACGGCAAGAAAGTTCATCCGACGCAGAAGCCGGAGGGCCTGCTCGCGCGTGTGCTGCTGTCCTCATCCAAGCCCGGCGATCTCGTGATCGATCCCTTCAACGGCACCGGCACCACCGGTGCGGTCGCAAAGCGTCTCGGCCGCTCCTATATCGGATTCGAGCGTGACAAGACCTATGCGAAGGCGGCCGAAGCCCGCATCGCGGCGGTCGAGCCGCTGCCGGAACAGAGCCTCGCCCCATTCATGACCGCGCGCGAGGCGCCGCGGGTCGCATTCTCCGAGCTGATCGAGCGCGGCATGATCATGCCCGGCACGAAACTGTTCGACGCCAAGAAGAAACTCGGCGCCCTCGTGCGCGCCGACGGCGCCATCATGTTCGGCGACAAGGTCGGCTCGATCCACCGCATCGGCGCCGTGGCGCAAGGCTCGGCCGCCTGCAACGGCTGGACCTTCTGGCACGTCGAGACCAAGAAAGGTCTCAAGCTGATCGACGAGCTGCGCGCCGAGATCCGCGCCGGCATGGCGGCGGAGTAAGGTCCCTCCATCGTCATTCCGGGGCTCGCGCAGCGAGAACCCGGAATCCATCGAACCACAGCGCAAGCCGCCCAATGGATTCCGGGCTCGCGCCAAGAGGCGCGCCCCGGAATGACGGCGGCGGTGCTTGAATGCCGCCCCCGCCAGGACTAGATTCGCCCGATCAGTCTCGTCCCGACCGGTCCTCCCATGCGACGACAGTCCGAGACATTGCTGCTGGTGCCGCTGCTGCCGATCTTCCTGCTCGGCATGTTTCCGATGTTCCTGATTGCGCTCTTGGGATTTTTCGGCCTCGCCTTGTTCGGCGTGCTCGTGGTCTGTGTCGGGCTCGCCAGCAGCAACGAGGCCCACGACAATTTCAATCACGACGTCATCGTGCACGGTTACGCGCGCGGAACGGAGCGCAAGGCGCGGGCGTCCGATATGCATCTCGCCACGCGACTCGGCCTGCGCCTGGAAGCGGTCGGCGCGGCGATGATCATTACGGCGGCGATCGGCCTCTGTTACGCCGCCTGATCTGCGCTGCGCGCAGATACCGCCCGGCAAACTCGCCGGTTGCGCTTCCGAAAGGTTCGGGCAAGACATGCGGCCTCGCTGCAATGATGCTGCGCTCGCTCTCGGCAACACCCCCCTGGGGAGATGATCGATGCTCAAATTCTATTTCAACGGATCGCCGAACCCGACCAAGGTCGCGCTTTATCTCGAAGAGTCCGGCCTGCCCTTCGAGCCGGTCGCGGTCGACACCCGCAAGGGCGAGCAATTCACGCCGGAGTTCCTCAAGATCAATCCGAACGGCAAGGTGCCGGCGATCGATGACAATGGCACCATCGTGTTCGACTCGAACGCCATCCTGCTCTATCTCGCCGAGAAGACCGGAAAATTCCTGCCCGCCGCCAGCGTGCGCGGCGAGACGCTGTCGTGGCTGATGTTCATCGCGACCGGCGTCGGGCCCTATTCGGGTCAGGCCGTGCACTTCAAGCATTTTGCGCCGAAGGACCAGAACCACGACTACGCCCACAACCGCTACCAGTACGAGACCGACCGCCACTACAGGGTTCTCGACGGTCACCTCAAAGGCCGCCGCTACATGGTCGGCGATGACTATTCGATCGTCGACATGGCGCTGTGGGGCTGGGCGCGGATGGTGCCGTTCAAGCTCGGCGACGACGCCTTCGCCCGATACCCGAACGTGAAGCGGCTGGTGGACGAGATCTCGGCGCGGCCCGCGGCGGCGCGCGCCATCGCCTTGAAGGACAAGTTCACCTTCAAGGCCGAGATGGACGAGGAGGCGAGAGCCAACATGTTCAAGCACATGAAAACGAAAGCGGCCTGATCGCGCGCCGTTCTTCGAGGCCACGCGCATGCGCGTGGCCTCTTGCTTTTAAAGCTCAGGCGGCGTGAACCGTCTCCAGGAACCTGGCGACTTCGACCTTCAAGCGGTTGCTGTCCGCCGACAGCGAGCGCGCCGCCGAGAGCACCTGCGATGAGGCCGAGCCGGTCTCGGAGGCCCCACGCTGCACGTCGCCGATATTGGTCGAGACGCGCTGGGTCCCGTGAGCGGCCTGCTGCACGTTGCGCGAGATTTCCTGCGTGGCGGCGCCCTGCTCTTCCACGGCGGCGGCGACCGCTGAGGAAATCTCCGACAGCCGCTCGATGGTGCCGCTGATCTCCCTGATGGCGCCGACCGATTGCTCGGTGGCGGCCTGGATGTTGGCGATCTGCTGGCCGATCTCGCCGGTCGCCCTCGCCGTCTGCTCCGCGAGCGCCTTGACCTCGGAGGCGACCACGGCAAAGCCGCGGCCGGCTTCGCCCGCGCGCGCGGCCTCGATGGTGGCGTTGAGCGCGAGGAGATTGGTCTGGCCGGCGATGGTGCTGATCAGCTCGACCACGTCGCCGATCCGGGCGGCCGCCTTGGAGAGCTCGCCGACGCGGTCATTGGTCCTGCTCGCCTGCCCGACGGCCTCGCCCGCGATGCGGGCGGATTCCTGCACCTGGCGGGCGATCTCGCTCACCGAGGAGGACAGCTCCTCGGTGGCGGAGGCGACCGCCTGCACGTTGGCGGTGGCTTCCTGCGATGCGGATGCCACTTCGGTCGACAGATCCTGGGCGCGCGAGGCGGTCGTGGTCAGCGTGCCGGCGGAGGCTTCCAGCTCGTTCGACGCCGCCGACACGGTGTTGACGATCTCGCCGACAGCCTGCTCGAACTGGTCGGCGAGCCTGACCATGTCTTTCTTGCGGCTCTCGGCCTGCCGCGCCTCGAGCTCGGCCTGCTCGGCGCGCATGCGCTCGGTGTCGATCATGTTGTCCTTGAACACCTGGATCGCCTTGGCCATGTCGCCGGTCTCGTCGGCCTTGCCGCGCCCGGGAATCTCGATGTCGAGATCACCGCCGGCCAGCCGCCCCATCGCACGCGTCATCGAGGTCAGGGGACCGACGATGCTGCGGGCAATCAGGAAGGCGACGATGCCGCCGAACAGGATGGCGAGACCGCCGGCGATCTCCTGAACAGTCGTCGTGCCGGCGATCACGGCTGCGGCATGGTTGCGCGATTCCTGATAGTCCTTCTTCAGCGTCGTTTCCGCGGCCTTGAGCCTGCCGATGCTCTCGACGATGAGCGGCGCGAGATTCTTGTGATAGATCTCGTCGGCCTGAAGCATCGCGGCCGATGTCGTCTCGAACGCGGATTTATAGATTCCGAGCGAGGTCTTCACCGGCGCGATCGTGGCGCGCAAATCCGCGGCCTGCGGGCTTTTCTCGATCGCCGCGAGCCGTTGCGCAGCCCTGTCCACACTCGCCCTGAAATTCGCCGGTCCCTGCGCGTCGCGCAGGGCCAGGAAACGCCAGTTTGCGACCCGGACAAGGAGGATCCTGGATTCGAGGTCGGCGACCAGGGCCGCGGTGTCTTCATCGACGGCGGCGCGCGCCGCATCGACCAGCTTGCCCATCTTGACGGCCAGCTCCTCCCCGCTCGGCAGCAGCGTCGCCTTGCCCGTTCTCGCCTCGTTGACGGCATCCCCGAGATTGTCACGCAGGCGTCGCATCTTGGCGATGTCGCCGATGAGGCCGTTGTAGAGCGCTCGCCGCTCCTCCGAGAGCGTGCCCTTCGCCCCGACCTGCAACAGCTCGGTCGCCGCGGTCTCCCGCTCTTGCGCCTCTTTCATTGCGGGTTCGTTGGCGTCGTAGACGTAACGCAGATTGGCGCGCTGGATCGCCTGAAGATGGGTCGATATCTCCAGCACCCGCGCCGTGCTGTCCGAGAGCGCGGATTGTCTTGCGACCTGATCCTGCACCGCCCGCAAATTCCAGACGGCGACCACCGCCATCACCAGACCGACCGCCACGAGGGCCATGAAGCCTGCGTACAGGCGTCCCCTGATCCGCAAACGAAACTTCGGCATTCCCACTGTCCACCCAGATGCATTTCACTTCGAGCGGCCGAACGATTCCGGCGATCGTCACCGGCCACCCCGGCAGCCGCGTGTCGCGTCTTTGCGACTCACGCTGCACCGCGACACAATGGGGGACACTCGTTAATTGAACCTTCCAATTGTTCGCGCAGAGCTGCGGCAGCGCCGACAAAACCTGCTGATTTTGTCGGCAGTTGCTCCCGCTCCCTACTTCCGCCGGACAGGCTTCTTCAGCTCGTACGCAATCTCCGCCCGGGTCAACCCACAGTCCTGAAGCTCCCGTTCGGTCATGGCGGCGAGCTGACACCGTGCCCGAGACCGCTCGCGCCTGATACGAACCATCTCGACCAGCGCCTGCCAGGCCCGCACGATCATCACCGGCTCTGACGGACGAGATCGGCCGGCGGACGGGATGCAGCTCAATCCACTCAGCTCGCAGCCCTCACGCCCGCTTGCGGAAAAGGACCGAGCGCCCTCTCGGTCAGGACCGAGTCGCAATATTCCCGGAT from Bradyrhizobium zhanjiangense includes these protein-coding regions:
- a CDS encoding RMD1 family protein; this encodes MNADQLAVNATAATPKQDAAPTLRVRALMLGDRINASGLEIGTLVSSTPAAFRVHAGLVVIFRYGVVVLIGLLPSEEKVLIDSLKPRVIGELSPHEEETAQAQLCKDENVEAIQPGGPICLAKFSDDRLLLIADALAKSTSLARDERRVAAVFDVIEPFARELAERGRTPRRRKGILQLIGNALLVQQRVAGRVAVAEKPDVLWEKPELDRLYARLEDEYELKERLDTLERKLTAVSETANALTDIIDTQRSLRLEIAVVVLIVIEVAIGCFQIWSGTH
- the moaB gene encoding molybdenum cofactor biosynthesis protein B, with amino-acid sequence MASIDETKQFIPLNIAVLTVSDTRALADDKSGQTLADRLLAAGHKLAAREIVTDDIEAIRNVIRRWIADAGIDVVITTGGTGFTGRDVTPEAIEPLFDKRMDGFSIAFHMLSHAKIGASTIQSRATAGVAGATYIFCLPGSPGACRDGWDGILAAQLDYRTRPCNFVEIMPRLDEHLRRPKAQGATV
- a CDS encoding bifunctional helix-turn-helix transcriptional regulator/GNAT family N-acetyltransferase, with amino-acid sequence MSFEATDDHIGAVRAFNRFYTRKLGVLDQHLGKSPFSLSEARVLYELAHRDDLAAKEIGNELGLDPGYLSRIVQSFDEKGLITRRPLPADRRQYQLSLTAKGRQAFAKLNLGSQNDVAAMLAQLSASDATRLTQAMATIEAVLEQRRSQPAAFMLRSHRVGDMGWVISRQAAAYAADYNWDISYEALVAEICAQFIRNYDAAREHCWIAEVAGEPVGSIFLVKASDEIAKLRLLQVEKKARGLGVGRALVEQCIQGARERGYSKMTLWTQSILVAARSIYQSAGFKLVKEEKHHSFGADLVGETWELDL
- a CDS encoding acetate/propionate family kinase, encoding MSDTVLVLNSGSSSIKFGLFELPASGPDLLCNGLLDEHEAAPRLVVKSPAGETMFEARKDASDTNSGHLFAEVLAFIDERFGEHRLRAIGYRIVHGGPDYSGPVELTDDVYAKLAALTPLAPLHQPRCLEPVRTIQAIRPGLTQIACFDTAFHHSMAQPASRFAIPRRYEERGVRRYGFHGLSFEYVAGRLAAIAPQLVAKRTVIAHLGNGASLCALRDGRSVDTTMGLTPLDGLVMGTRCGAIDPGVLLYLQQHQNMSSEDIQHLLYNESGLRGVSGISADMRTLLASSEAAAREAVDLFVFRAAQEIAMMATTLEGLDCLVFTGGIGEHAKEIRSAIGERLSWLGVSIDAAANDAARERISGGDSAVEVFVIPTNEELTIARHCAAVLQTIESYPISP
- a CDS encoding glycosyl transferase; the encoded protein is MLSVIIPTEGVEQTAVATLAALVPGAAAGIIREVLLVDGTRNGVIERVADVAGCRFIGFEGSSQGAARAAGALQARSPWLMFLPAGAVLETGWIEETTQFIQAVSSSGRDRAAVFRYARSPYADTGLGDILRAVARKLVGPFGDQGLLIARDHYDRIGGYPPQARRSEARLLRRLGRSSRTMLRSRIVMVG
- a CDS encoding neutral zinc metallopeptidase, with amino-acid sequence MRYDDFRRSDDIEDRRDEGGGFGGGGGGGLGLPMGGGGLGIGTIIILGLVGYAFGIDPRILIGGAEILTGGGHAPTYQTDRQASSGKRGAPTDEMGSMISGILGEIDDRWSEIFQASGQSYTGPKIVLFRNATNGGRCGMAQSAMGPFYCPPDRTIFLDTGFFREVETRFRGCSGKSACNFTTAYIIAHEAGHHIQNLLGIIPRVTRLQQQAGSKAEANALQVKVELQADCLSGVWVNREAKKRPNFLEPGDIDAALTTASAIGDDTLQRQATGRVVPDSFTHGSAAQRKQWFMTGYQQGSVQACNTFSAGAL
- a CDS encoding site-specific DNA-methyltransferase, with the translated sequence MVESRRGASARAPRTNFESPSHRIILGDCVAEMSKLQAGSVDLVFADPPYNLQLKGDLKRPDESHVDAVDDEWDKFDSFSAYDDFTRAWLLAARRAMKPSATIWVIGSYHNIFRVGAIMQDLGFWLLNDIVWRKTNPMPNFRGRRFTNAHETMIWAARDEKARGYTFNYEALKAANEDVQARSDWLIPLCTGEERLKGADGKKVHPTQKPEGLLARVLLSSSKPGDLVIDPFNGTGTTGAVAKRLGRSYIGFERDKTYAKAAEARIAAVEPLPEQSLAPFMTAREAPRVAFSELIERGMIMPGTKLFDAKKKLGALVRADGAIMFGDKVGSIHRIGAVAQGSAACNGWTFWHVETKKGLKLIDELRAEIRAGMAAE
- a CDS encoding glutathione S-transferase family protein; its protein translation is MLKFYFNGSPNPTKVALYLEESGLPFEPVAVDTRKGEQFTPEFLKINPNGKVPAIDDNGTIVFDSNAILLYLAEKTGKFLPAASVRGETLSWLMFIATGVGPYSGQAVHFKHFAPKDQNHDYAHNRYQYETDRHYRVLDGHLKGRRYMVGDDYSIVDMALWGWARMVPFKLGDDAFARYPNVKRLVDEISARPAAARAIALKDKFTFKAEMDEEARANMFKHMKTKAA
- a CDS encoding HAMP domain-containing methyl-accepting chemotaxis protein, producing MPKFRLRIRGRLYAGFMALVAVGLVMAVVAVWNLRAVQDQVARQSALSDSTARVLEISTHLQAIQRANLRYVYDANEPAMKEAQERETAATELLQVGAKGTLSEERRALYNGLIGDIAKMRRLRDNLGDAVNEARTGKATLLPSGEELAVKMGKLVDAARAAVDEDTAALVADLESRILLVRVANWRFLALRDAQGPANFRASVDRAAQRLAAIEKSPQAADLRATIAPVKTSLGIYKSAFETTSAAMLQADEIYHKNLAPLIVESIGRLKAAETTLKKDYQESRNHAAAVIAGTTTVQEIAGGLAILFGGIVAFLIARSIVGPLTSMTRAMGRLAGGDLDIEIPGRGKADETGDMAKAIQVFKDNMIDTERMRAEQAELEARQAESRKKDMVRLADQFEQAVGEIVNTVSAASNELEASAGTLTTTASRAQDLSTEVASASQEATANVQAVASATEELSSSVSEIARQVQESARIAGEAVGQASRTNDRVGELSKAAARIGDVVELISTIAGQTNLLALNATIEAARAGEAGRGFAVVASEVKALAEQTARATGEIGQQIANIQAATEQSVGAIREISGTIERLSEISSAVAAAVEEQGAATQEISRNVQQAAHGTQRVSTNIGDVQRGASETGSASSQVLSAARSLSADSNRLKVEVARFLETVHAA
- a CDS encoding DUF1127 domain-containing protein, with protein sequence MIVRAWQALVEMVRIRRERSRARCQLAAMTERELQDCGLTRAEIAYELKKPVRRK